Proteins from one Comamonas flocculans genomic window:
- a CDS encoding helix-turn-helix domain-containing protein: MLALRERLHLSRPVFASYLRTNPRTLENWEQGRAKPNAQAALLIRLVEKFPDTVQRLALV; encoded by the coding sequence TTGCTTGCGCTGCGTGAGCGCCTGCACTTGTCGCGCCCCGTATTCGCAAGCTACCTGCGCACCAATCCCCGCACCCTGGAGAACTGGGAGCAAGGCCGGGCCAAACCCAACGCTCAGGCAGCGCTGCTGATCCGGTTGGTCGAGAAGTTTCCCGATACCGTGCAGCGGCTGGCGCTTGTCTGA
- the dut gene encoding dUTP diphosphatase, producing the protein MLVDLKILDERLRSQMPGYATAGSAGLDLRACLEQPLELVPGQWELVPTGMAIHLKDPGFAALILPRSGLGHKHGIVLGNLVGLIDSDYQGELMVSCWNRSATAFTMQPMERLAQLVIVPVVQAQFREVEEFVASDRGRSGYGSTGRQ; encoded by the coding sequence ATGCTGGTCGATCTGAAGATTCTCGATGAGCGCCTGCGCAGCCAGATGCCGGGCTACGCCACGGCGGGCAGCGCGGGGCTGGACTTGCGCGCCTGCCTGGAGCAGCCGCTGGAGCTGGTGCCCGGACAGTGGGAGCTGGTGCCCACGGGCATGGCCATCCATTTGAAGGACCCGGGCTTTGCGGCACTGATCTTGCCCCGCTCCGGACTGGGCCACAAGCACGGCATCGTGCTGGGCAATCTGGTGGGCCTGATCGACAGCGATTACCAGGGCGAGCTGATGGTCAGCTGCTGGAACCGCTCGGCGACGGCCTTCACCATGCAGCCCATGGAGCGGCTTGCGCAACTGGTGATCGTGCCGGTGGTGCAGGCGCAGTTTCGCGAGGTTGAGGAATTTGTGGCCTCCGACCGGGGTCGCAGTGGTTACGGCTCCACCGGTCGGCAATAG
- a CDS encoding IS3 family transposase (programmed frameshift) produces MNNATKFSAEVRERAVRMVQEGRGEYPSLWKAVAAIAPKIGCTPTTLLSWVKRAQVDGGQRPGVTTHERDEIKALQREVKELRRANEILRLASAFFAPGGARPQIQVNAFIDRHREVHGVEPICRTLQVAPSAYWRHAACQRDPELRSERAKRDEVLAVEIERVYNANWQVYGVRKLWHQLQREGIAVARCTVARLMKHLGIEGARRGRRVRTTMADAAQPCPLDRVNRNFTAERPNQLWVVDFTYVSTWQGWLYVAFVTDVFARRIVGWQTSTCMNTDFVLDALEQALHARQPDKGALTHHGDRGSQYLSWRYSERLVDAGVAASVGSVGDAYDNALAETINGLYKTEVIKRLGPWRSREQLELATLRWVHWFNTERLLEPIGNIPPVEAEAKYFSNLAIKHASEEAATLTT; encoded by the exons ATGAACAATGCAACGAAGTTTTCCGCAGAGGTGCGCGAACGCGCAGTGCGGATGGTGCAGGAGGGACGGGGCGAGTATCCCTCCCTGTGGAAGGCCGTGGCGGCGATTGCCCCCAAGATCGGCTGCACGCCCACAACCTTGCTGAGCTGGGTCAAGCGCGCCCAGGTTGATGGCGGGCAGCGGCCCGGCGTCACCACGCACGAGCGCGATGAGATCAAGGCGCTGCAGCGTGAGGTCAAGGAGTTGCGGCGCGCCAACGAAATACTGCGCCTTGCCAGTGCTTTTTTCGCCC CAGGCGGAGCTCGACCGCAAATTCAAGTGAACGCGTTCATCGACAGGCACCGCGAAGTGCATGGGGTCGAGCCGATCTGCAGGACGTTGCAGGTCGCCCCGTCGGCGTACTGGCGTCACGCTGCTTGTCAGCGCGATCCTGAACTGCGTAGCGAGCGAGCCAAACGCGATGAGGTGCTGGCCGTAGAGATTGAGCGTGTGTACAACGCCAACTGGCAGGTCTATGGCGTGCGCAAGCTCTGGCACCAGTTGCAGCGTGAGGGTATTGCCGTGGCTCGCTGTACCGTGGCTCGGCTGATGAAGCACCTGGGCATCGAAGGCGCACGCCGTGGCAGGCGCGTGCGCACCACTATGGCCGATGCCGCCCAGCCGTGCCCGCTCGATCGGGTCAATCGCAACTTCACCGCCGAGCGACCCAACCAGCTATGGGTGGTCGACTTCACGTACGTGTCCACCTGGCAGGGATGGCTGTACGTGGCCTTCGTCACCGACGTCTTTGCCCGCCGTATCGTGGGCTGGCAGACAAGCACGTGCATGAACACCGATTTCGTGCTGGACGCCCTGGAGCAGGCATTGCACGCGCGTCAGCCGGACAAGGGCGCGCTCACGCATCACGGGGACAGAGGCTCACAGTATCTGTCCTGGCGCTACAGCGAGCGCCTGGTCGACGCTGGCGTTGCCGCCTCGGTGGGCTCCGTGGGTGACGCCTACGACAACGCCTTGGCCGAGACGATCAATGGCCTGTACAAGACCGAGGTGATCAAGCGACTGGGGCCGTGGAGATCTCGTGAGCAACTGGAGCTGGCCACACTGCGCTGGGTCCACTGGTTCAACACCGAACGACTGCTTGAACCCATCGGTAACATTCCACCAGTAGAAGCTGAAGCAAAATACTTCAGTAACTTGGCAATCAAACACGCTTCGGAAGAGGCGGCCACTTTAACCACGTAG
- a CDS encoding helix-turn-helix domain-containing protein, whose product MNLTEIGRAVSARRAKLGLTQAQLAHLSGLSRQTVVGLENGTLSDLGINRVGQIMAVLGLDSSKPDTQARRKKRGLWMAAKTASVSYAHELAPEVLEQALASGDVPPSFAPHLTHLLDEAPVPTVVMAVEEAAAHAHLPPRQVWRNVAKLARSLSVHRRALWA is encoded by the coding sequence ATGAACCTGACTGAGATTGGACGTGCCGTGAGCGCCCGACGCGCCAAGCTGGGCCTGACCCAAGCGCAACTGGCACACCTGAGCGGCCTGTCGCGCCAGACCGTGGTGGGGCTTGAAAACGGCACCTTGAGCGATCTAGGCATCAACCGCGTGGGACAGATCATGGCAGTGCTGGGGCTCGATAGCTCCAAACCGGACACGCAGGCACGACGCAAAAAACGCGGCTTGTGGATGGCGGCCAAGACGGCGAGCGTCAGCTATGCACATGAGCTTGCCCCCGAGGTACTGGAGCAGGCGCTGGCCAGTGGCGATGTGCCGCCTTCGTTCGCCCCACACCTGACCCATCTGCTGGATGAGGCCCCCGTGCCCACCGTCGTGATGGCGGTAGAGGAGGCAGCTGCGCATGCGCATCTGCCGCCTCGGCAGGTCTGGCGCAACGTCGCAAAACTCGCGCGGTCGCTGTCCGTTCACCGTCGGGCGCTGTGGGCATGA
- the coaBC gene encoding bifunctional phosphopantothenoylcysteine decarboxylase/phosphopantothenate--cysteine ligase CoaBC: protein MTPLSGKHIVLGLSGGVACYKAAELVRLLGKAGCTVQVVMTEAAEHFITATTLQALSGRAVYTSQWDAREPNAMAHINLSRDAHAIVIAPCSADFIARLAQGRCDELLSLLCVARPLQRVPLLLAPAMNREMWLHPATQRNLAQVVADGAVSLGVGCGSQACGETGDGRMLEPAEIVEELQAFFSPRLLAGEQVLITAGPTFEAIDPVRGITNRSSGKMGFALARAAREAGAQVTLVAGPVALATPRGVQRLDVESAQDMLGAVEQCVPHASVFIATAAVADWRPAAVAAHKIKKDGTGQLPQLGFIENPDILATVAASRRAQEGALYCVGFAAESENLLEHARAKRQRKGVPLLVGNIGPATFGQDDNALLLVDEAGVQELPRASKHALARQLVAELARRLGAARAGLPREDMP, encoded by the coding sequence ATGACCCCTTTATCCGGAAAACACATCGTGCTGGGCCTGTCGGGCGGCGTGGCCTGCTACAAGGCGGCGGAGCTGGTGCGCCTGCTGGGCAAGGCGGGCTGCACGGTGCAGGTGGTGATGACGGAGGCGGCCGAGCACTTCATCACCGCGACCACGCTGCAGGCGCTCAGCGGGCGGGCGGTGTACACCTCCCAGTGGGATGCGCGCGAGCCCAATGCGATGGCGCACATCAACCTGAGCCGCGACGCGCACGCCATCGTGATTGCCCCTTGCAGCGCGGACTTCATCGCGCGGCTGGCGCAGGGGCGCTGCGACGAGCTGCTGAGCCTGCTGTGCGTGGCGCGGCCGCTGCAGCGCGTGCCGCTGCTGCTGGCCCCGGCGATGAACCGCGAGATGTGGCTGCACCCGGCCACGCAGCGCAACCTGGCGCAGGTGGTGGCGGACGGCGCGGTGTCGCTGGGCGTGGGCTGCGGCTCGCAGGCCTGCGGCGAGACCGGCGACGGGCGCATGCTGGAGCCGGCTGAAATCGTGGAAGAGCTGCAGGCCTTCTTCAGCCCCAGGCTGCTGGCGGGCGAACAGGTCTTGATCACCGCCGGCCCGACCTTCGAGGCGATCGACCCGGTGCGCGGCATCACCAACCGCTCCAGCGGCAAGATGGGTTTTGCGCTGGCCCGGGCGGCGCGCGAAGCCGGCGCGCAGGTGACGCTGGTGGCCGGGCCGGTGGCGCTGGCGACGCCGCGCGGCGTGCAGCGCCTGGACGTGGAGTCGGCGCAGGACATGCTGGGCGCAGTGGAGCAGTGCGTGCCCCACGCCAGCGTCTTCATCGCCACGGCGGCGGTGGCGGACTGGCGTCCGGCGGCCGTCGCCGCGCACAAGATCAAGAAGGACGGCACGGGGCAGCTGCCCCAGCTGGGCTTCATCGAGAACCCGGACATCCTCGCGACGGTGGCGGCCAGCCGCCGCGCGCAGGAGGGAGCGCTCTACTGCGTGGGCTTTGCCGCCGAGAGCGAGAACCTGCTGGAACATGCGCGTGCCAAGCGCCAGCGCAAGGGCGTGCCGCTGCTGGTGGGCAATATCGGCCCGGCCACCTTCGGGCAGGACGACAACGCCCTGCTGCTGGTCGATGAGGCCGGTGTGCAGGAGCTGCCGCGGGCCAGCAAGCACGCTCTGGCGCGCCAACTGGTGGCCGAGCTGGCGCGCCGCCTGGGCGCAGCACGCGCGGGCTTGCCGCGAGAGGACATGCCATGA
- a CDS encoding AbrB/MazE/SpoVT family DNA-binding domain-containing protein gives MTEVLLDIKYWGNSLGVRLPAKVARAARLNAEQRVRMLVENGRVVIEPVRDAQPTLGERLARFDAQRHGGEAMPDAGRLGAEQW, from the coding sequence ATGACCGAAGTCCTGCTCGATATCAAATACTGGGGCAACAGCCTGGGCGTGCGCCTTCCCGCCAAGGTGGCCCGTGCAGCCCGCCTGAATGCCGAGCAGCGCGTGCGCATGCTGGTGGAGAACGGGCGCGTGGTCATCGAGCCGGTGCGGGATGCGCAACCTACCCTGGGTGAACGCCTGGCCCGCTTTGATGCCCAACGCCACGGTGGCGAAGCCATGCCTGACGCCGGTCGGCTGGGCGCCGAGCAGTGGTAA
- a CDS encoding type II toxin-antitoxin system PemK/MazF family toxin, with protein MRDIHPFVVLSPRAFNDRTSLVLGLPMTTAAYNADNPFAVAAGTASGRKAGATSYVLCHQPKSFDWRARGATPHPMRRATPEVFSQVCLILNQIVQLA; from the coding sequence ATGCGCGACATCCACCCCTTTGTCGTGCTTTCTCCCCGCGCCTTCAATGACCGCACCTCGCTGGTGCTGGGCCTGCCCATGACCACCGCCGCCTACAACGCGGACAACCCCTTTGCCGTGGCCGCAGGCACAGCCAGTGGGCGCAAGGCCGGTGCTACCAGCTACGTGTTGTGCCACCAACCCAAATCGTTCGACTGGCGGGCGCGCGGCGCCACGCCCCATCCCATGCGCCGGGCCACTCCAGAAGTCTTTTCGCAGGTGTGCCTGATACTGAACCAGATCGTGCAGCTGGCCTGA
- a CDS encoding nucleotidyl transferase AbiEii/AbiGii toxin family protein yields MNANVLPSGAWESLFPRALALIDEISKYGGMADPFWTLGGGTVLMFRYRHRMSKDIDIFVPDPQYLGFVTPRLSDTAADMTEDYTEQPGMFVKLLFEEGEVTVCGNVSKPRPASRPRWQPPLTASCTSPASCPPWLAAWSA; encoded by the coding sequence ATGAACGCCAATGTGCTGCCCAGCGGCGCTTGGGAAAGCCTGTTCCCACGTGCCTTGGCCTTGATCGACGAGATCAGCAAGTACGGCGGCATGGCAGACCCGTTCTGGACCTTGGGCGGTGGAACCGTGTTGATGTTCCGCTACCGCCACCGGATGAGCAAGGACATCGACATCTTCGTGCCCGATCCGCAATACTTGGGTTTTGTCACCCCACGGCTGAGCGATACGGCGGCGGATATGACCGAGGACTACACCGAACAGCCAGGCATGTTCGTCAAGCTCCTGTTCGAAGAGGGCGAGGTGACAGTTTGTGGCAACGTAAGCAAGCCCCGCCCGGCATCGAGGCCTCGATGGCAACCGCCCCTCACCGCATCCTGCACATCACCCGCAAGCTGCCCCCCTTGGTTGGCGGCATGGAGCGCCTGA